The nucleotide window GCTCAGCACCAGCACATAGAGCGCGAAGTCGAACAACGGCGGGTGCCAGACCCAGCCATAGGCGCCGACCGCGCGCAACCCCCGGCGCAGCAGCGCCGACACCGCCCAGGCCACGACGGCCAGCACCAGGAGCGGCGGAACGAACAGGCCGTAGACATCGATCTCGCCGATCATGCGCGTGCCCTTTCAGGAAAATCCAACTCGTCCGCCGGCTGGGGGGCGCAGATCGCGGCGTCGGGGAACAGGCTGCGCCGCAGCGACGCCAGCGCCACCACCGCCCGGTCGCGTTCGGGGCAGCGTGGAGCCGCGGCGACCGCCGACAGCACCGCGTCCATGCTGCCCAGAAGTTCGGCCGGAGCCGGCTCTGGGCGCCTGGCCGACAGGGCGCGGAAATGGGCGGCCACGCCGCGCAGAAGCCGGTCCAGCTCCGGCCCGGCCCTGGCGCCCAGCACCGGCCTGACCCGTTGAAGCTCCACCACGTTCAGTCCGACCCGCAGGTCGCGCACCGCATCGATGGCGTCCACATCCACCGATCCGCCGGCCTGCGCCAGCCGCGCCGAGAGCAGTCCCACGCGGTCAAGCATGCGGCTTTCGAAACCGTCCGCCGACGGAGCGGCCCTGCGTCCGGCCAGATCGGCGATTTCGCGCCAGCCGACATGGAGCAGGCGCCGGGCGCTCCAGGCGGCGCCGACCGACCGGCACAAACGGGTGACCAGCATGGCGGTGACGATGCCGACGATCTGCCCGGCGCTGCTGTTCAGGAAGGAGGCGAAGTCGCCGGTCCCGGTGTCGAGCAGGCTGAGCGAGCCGCCGAGGCCGAAGATCAGCGCCATCGCCTTGCCCATCGTCGCCGGCCGGGCGACGAATACGCCCAAGCCCACCAGCGTCGGCGCCAGACAGAGCACCAGGATCGGGAAGCTGTCGAAGGACGGCAGCACCACCAGCAGATAGAAGGCCGACAGCGGCATCGAGGCCAGCGTATAGACCAGGAACAGCCGGATGCCCGGCACCGGATCGTCGAAGGACGCGAAGAAGCAGGTGAAGACCGCCACCATCATCGCCGCCACCGAGCCGGACGACCAGCCGGTCAGGATCCAGAAGGCACAGATGACGGTGATCCCCAGCAGCGCCGCCGCCGCCGACCACAGCGCCATGCCGTGGTCGAGATGGAAGACGCCGCGAGACCGCTTGCGCGCCAGCGGGTCCAGATGGTCGGGCAGGGCATGGTCGCCGGAGGCGATGTGCGCCCGCAGGTTCCGACAATCGCGGTGGATTTCCACCAGCGCCCGCAGGCGCCGGATCAAGCTGAAGCGGATGGCAGCCTCCCAATCGCCGGCCGAATCCGCGGACTCCTCCGCCTCCAGCCGGTCGAGCCAGCCGATCAGGCGCTCGGCCTCCGCCGGATCGGCCGCGGCCCCGGCGGCGATCCAGTCGCGCACGGCGGTCAACACGGGGGCCACATCCGGCGGCAGCGAGCCGTCCGGCCGGCGCAGCGCGATCAGCCGGTCCTGAACCGCGGTCAGCACCGGCAGCAGATACGCCATCCGGTCCTGCAAGGCCCGCATCGGCCGGGTCATCCAGCGCAGGTCCGAAGTGTCGTAGGGCAGGTGGGTGGTCATCACCCGCAATTCGGTCAGGTCCGTGGCCATCTTGTGGCGGTCGCGCAGCCGGGCGTCCATCTCCGCCCCGTCCAGCGCGTCGAGCGTCCAGCGCTCCGCATCGCGCAGCGCCGCATCGAGCTTGCCGAGCAGCACCGGACCCAACCCGCGCGGCAGCACCACGCTGTGGATGACGGTGGCGCAAACGATGCCCAGGATGATCTCCTCCACCCGGGCAAGGCCGGTGTCGAAGATCGCTTCGGGATTGGCGACGCCGGGAAAGACGATCAGCCCGGCGGTATAGCCGGCCAGCATGAAGACGTAGCTGCGCGGCGTGCGGTCCAGCAGCGAGACGAACAGGCAGCCGCCGACCCACAGCCCGACCGCCAGCGACAGCAACTCCGGCGCGTTGATCAGCTCCACCGTCAGTATTATGGAGGCGATGCTGCCGATCACCGTGCCGGCGACGCGGTACACGGCCTTGGACCGAACGGTTCCCGACAGCGGGCTCGACACCACATAGGCGGTCAGCATCGCCCAGAAGGGGCGCGGCAACCCCATGCCGAAGGCGATGTAGAGCGCCAGCATGGAGGCCGCGAAGGACTTCAGCGAGAAGACCAGCTCGTCGAAGGTCGGCGCCCGGGGCAGGGCGAGGGCAGGGGATTTCGCCGTCACGATGCGCTCACCGCCCGGCCGCCAGCCCGGCGACCTCGGGCGCGCGGTCCGGAGCGCCGATGACCGACACCGTCGCGGTGCGTCCGGCCACCAGCTGCAGCGAGTCCGGCACCTCCTCCAGCGCGATGCGCACCGGAATCCGCTGTGCCAGCCGCACCCAGTTGAAGGTCGGGTTGACGTTTGCGACCAGCCCGGTTCCTTCCGCCCGGTCGCGGTCGACGATGGCATGGGTGATGCTGTCGACCCGCCCGCGCAGTTCAGCGTCCGTCCCCATGATCCGCACGGAGACGGGCGCCCCGGCATGGATGCGCGGCAGCTTCGTTTCCTCGAAATAGCCCATGACGTAGAAGGAATGCCGGTCGATCAGCGCGACCACCGCCTGCCCGGCGGCAACGTAATTGCCGGTCTTCAGCTGAAGATTGGTGACGTAGCCGTCGACCGTCGCCCTGACCTCCGTCCGCTCCAGGTTGAAACGGGCGAGGTCGAGCGCGGCTTCGGCCTGCTTCGCGGCAGCGGCGGCCTTCGCCAGCGCCGACATCACCTCCTGCCGCTGGGCGGTGGAGACGACGTTGTTGCCCAATTGCTCGTAGCGATGGGCCTCGGCGCTGCGGTAGGACTGCTCCGCCTTCGCGCTGTCGAGATTGGCCTGAGCCTGCTCCACCGCCAGCCGGTAACGGCCGGGATCGACGACGAACAGCACGTCTCCCTTGTGGATCAACTGGTTGTCGGACACCCGAACATCAGTCACCAGTCCGGCGACGTCTGACGACACCTGCACGATGTCGGCACGGACGCGGCCGTCACGGGTCCAGGGCTCGTTCATGTAATAGTCCCACAACCAGAGGCCACCGCCGACCGCCGCCACGGTGATCAGCAGGGTCACGGCGATCCGGGCCACGGTCCGCAGGGAAGGCAGGAATTTCACGGTCTTGGGCTCCGGTCAGGTGTGTTCGCGCTTGGCGTTGGCTTCGATGGTGGCGAGCACGCGGAAGCAGGCCTCCACGTCGGCCTCCGTCACATTCGCCATCAATCGCTGGCGGACGTCGTTCAATGCCTCGTTCACCTGCGCCAACAACTGACGTCCGGCGTCGGTCATGTGCAGGGTTTTCGCCCGCCGGTCGCCGGCATCCTCCCGCCGTTCCACCAGCCCCGCGGCCTCCAACCCGTCGAGCAGCCGGACGAGCGACGGTCCCTCAACGGCCATCTCCTCCGCCAGTTCCCGCTGGCGCAACCCGTCGCCGAGTTCGGCCAGCAGCATCAGGGGCGTGATCGCCGAGCTGGAGAATCCGCTCTCAGCCAACACCTTGTTCGCCGCCCGCCGCCACAGATGGGAGGCGCGGAACAGGTGCAGGCCGAAATTGGGAGGGAGGCGCAGGGGCTTATCTTGTAGCATACCTAATTAATAGGTTTGCTATCTAAATCCGGCAAGCCGCCTCAGCGCCGCGAAAGCCCCGGCTGCCGCATGGCTGGTCTGAGGCGTACGGAGCACGCGTTATTTTACATAAGAAACGTTATGCATTCTTGGTGCGCCCGCAAAGTGGGAATGGCAGTGTCCGATCCGCGCAACTTCCCCCGGCCGTCCCTGTCCGCTATCGTCGGCGGACCTTCCTGCCCGTATCCGGAGACCGCAAGTCATGACCCGCAACATCGACCGGCTGCTCGACGTGATGGCGCGGCTGCGGAATCCCGACGGCGGATGCCCGTGGGATCTGGAGCAGACCTACCGCAGCATCGCTCCGCATACGATCGAAGAAGCCTATGAGGTCGCCGACGCCATCGAGAAGGACGACAAGGTCGCCCTGCGCGAGGAATTGGGCGATCTGCTGTTCCAGGTCGTCTATTACAGCCAGATGGCGCGCGAGGAAGGCCTGTTCGACTTCGACGAGGTGGCCGGCGTCATCACCGACAAGATGATCCGCCGCCATCCCCATGTCTTCGGACCGGAAGAGGTGAAATCCTCCGACCAGCAGACCTCGCGCTGGGAGGACCACAAGGCGGCCGAACGCGCGGCCAAGGCCGCCGAGGAAGGCCGGGCGCCGTCGGCGCTGGAAGGCGTGATCGCCGGCCTGCCCGCCCTGACCCGCGCGCTGAAGCTGCAGAACCGCGCGGCGCGGGTCGGCTTCGACTGGACCGACGCCCGCGACATCCTCGACAAGATCGAGGAGGAAGTGCGGGAATTGCGGACGGAGATGGATGCCGGATCGGCCCAGGAGCGGGTGGCCGACGAGCTGGGCGACCTGCTGTTCGCGCTGGTCAACCTCGCCCGCCGGCTGAAGGTGGAGCCGGAAACGGCGCTGCGCGGCACCAATGCCAAGTTCGAACGCCGTTTCCACCGGATCGAGGCGCTGCTGTCCGAACAGGGCCGCAAGCCGCAGGACGCCACGCTGGACGAAATGGAAGCGCTGTGGCAGCAGGCCAAGCGCGAGGAACGCGGCGAATCCTGAGGCGTCAATAATCCCAGCGGTCGAAGGCGAAGGCCCATTGCCGGCGCACCGCGCGGCGGGCCTGCTCCTCCAGATCGTGGCGCGCGCGCCGGTAGTCGCGCACGCCGGCCAGATAGCGTTCCATCCGCGGCTGCACCGGCTCGAAGGGTCCGAGATTCAGCCCGTCATAGACCCGGCGCAACGTCTCCAGCGGATCGGCGATGAAGCGGTCATAGCGGATTTCCACCAGCCGGCCGGGCGGCAATAGCCCCCGGTCGCGGTCGAACCGCGCCATCATCGCCGGATAGAGGTCCAGCACCAGCCCGTCCACCACCTGGGGATCATAGGATTGCAGCGAGAATTCCCGCAGCAGGGTCAGCAGCATGCGGCGGGTGGAACTGAAGACCTCATAGGGGTCGCGGTGGATGTGGAGGAAGACCGCATCCGGCCGCAGGGCCAGCAACTCCCCTACCCTTGCGGTGTGGGCCGGATTCTTGATCAGCAGGCGCCGGCTGCCGGAATAGAGCTGCAGCTTGGTCAGGTAATGGTCCATCCTGCGGCGCCACAGGGCGACAGCCTGCGGACGGCAGCCTTCGAACAGCACGCCCTGACGGAAGTCGCGGTACAAATGCTTTGGGAAGAAGATGCCGTGGTAGTAGGACAGCGGCTGCATCAGCGCCAGCGCCAGCTCGTCCTCCTGCGGGGCGGTCGGGTCGATCGGCATCGGGTCGATGATCCGGTCGGGCGGCAGCCACGCCTCCAGCCGCGAGCGCCAGAAGGACGTCAGGCCCAGGAATCCCCAGGGCAGGCCGACCGCCAGCGGATCGGGGGCGGCGAAGCGCTCGTCCTGCGCCAGCAGGTTCAGCAGATGGGTGGTGCCGCTGCGCCAGTGGCCGAGGATGAACAGCGGCGGCGGGGCCTTGCCTTGCCCACTGCCCCGCTCCCTGCCCTGCTCCTTGCCTTCTCCGGTCAGCCGGGCCACCCGTCGCCGCTCCAGCAGGTCCATCGGCGCGCGGATGGCGGCGGCGCCGACCGCCGTCACCACCCGGTGCAGATGCAGCGGCCCCACTCCGCCGCCCTTCGCCAGGACCGTGGCCAGCGTCGCCGCGTCGGCTCCGGCCAGCGGGTGGAAGATGCGGTGGGCGTTGCGGCGCAGCCAGGGGGTCATGACGCCCCCGGCCCGACCGGATAGGCCCGCCCCCGCCATTCCGACGGCCGGCCATGGCGGGCGCGCAGCAGCGCCGCCCATTGGATCGCCAGCATGATCAGGATGCCGACGGGGTGCAGAATCGCGCCGGCGACGCTCTGGCGGAAGCGGACCACCAGCAGCAGCCGGAACAGCAGGCCGGCCGCCGCCGCCAGCCCCGCCATGACCACCGCCGCGCCGGGAAGCGGGGCCAGCGCCGCCCAGCCCAGCAGGATCCAGGGCAGGACATGGCCGCCGAACAGCAGGAACGTCCAGACCGGCAGGGCGGCCGGCGTCGCCATCCCCTCCGTCGCATTCTTGGTGAAGCCGGACCACACCTCCCGCCAGCCGCGATACATGCGGCAGCGGGCTAGGCCGGTGGCGTCGAACAGGTCGGTCCCCTGCCCCGCCCGCCGGAAGGCGCGCGGCAGAGTCACCCCGTCATGCAGCGACGCCGATATGGCTGCATGGCCGCCGGCCTGCCAATAGGCCTCCCGCCGCACCGCGATCAGCTGGCCGCAGGCGGCGCCGAAACGCGGATCGCCCGACCGCCGCATCCCCAGCATCGGCAGATAGCCCAGCAGCAGCACATGGATCAGCGGGATCACCAGCGCTTCCGCCAGCGTCCCGGTCTCCTGCCGGGGAAAACCGCTGACCAGACCATGCCCGCCCGACAGCAGGGCGCCGCAGGTCAGGCGGGCGGCATCGGGTGACAGCCGGACGTCGGCATCCTGGAACAGCAGCACCGGATGCCGCGCCAGCTTGGCGAGCGCCTGACAGGCATGCTGCTTGCCCGACCAGCCCGGCGGCAGCGGCGGCGCGCCTTCCAGCCGGACGCGCGGGTCGCGCACGGCGATGGCGCGGACGATATCGGCGGTGCCGTCGGTGGAGTGGTCGTCCAGCACCACGACCTCCACCTCGACGCCGCGGCTGAGCAGGGCCGCGTCGACGGCTGCGGCGATGCCGGACTCTTCGTTGCGGGCGGGGATCAGGATGCTGACGGCGCTGCCGGGCGGCGGCTCGGCGGTGGGACGGCGATAGAGCAGCAGGTTCACGATTCCCTGCCCCAGCGGCAGCAGGGCAAGGATCAGCGACAGCGCTGCGATCAGGACGATGACACTCATGGCCGCTTCACCTCCTGCCGCCCCACCCGCCCCGGCCCGCCGCCATGGGCCGGGGAAAATGCCCGTCCGCCGGCCCAGGCCCGCGCCCGGCGCCACAGGTCGTAAACCCCGCCGACCCCGACCGTTCCATCGATCAGCGTCAGGAAACGCGCCGGTTCGCGGCTCTGAGCGTCGAGCGCCAGCTGATCCATCACCGCCTCCAGCCGCGCCTCCAGCTCCGCCCCGATCTCGGGCACCGGCAGGCCGGCGAGGACTGCGGCATCCATCGGCTCGCCGAACCGCATCAGCGCCTCCGGCGTGCGCTCGTCCCAGAACGGGTATTCCACCGCCAGCGGCACCACCAGGGCGGACGGCATGCGGCGGACCAGATGGGCGATGCCCGGACGCAGGGTCACAGGCCGGCAGCGCGGATCGGTGAAGGCGCCTTCCGCCGTGATCCACAGCATGGCGCGCGGGTCGGCCAGGATGCGCTCGGCATTGCGCAGGAAGGCGACGGCCCCGGCGCGGCCGGGCTCCAGCCCGAACAGGCCGAGGCGCCGCATGAAGCGGTAGCGGCGCAGCATCTCCGCATCGATCGGCCCATAACCCGGCCGGCCGCGGAAACGGGTGGTGCCCATCATGATCAGCAGCGCGGGATCCCACCAGGAAGGATGGTTCAGATAGACGATTACCGGCCGGCCGGCCGGCAGCACCGGCCAGCCCGGCCGCGCCAGCCGCACCGC belongs to Azospirillum ramasamyi and includes:
- a CDS encoding sulfotransferase family protein, producing the protein MTPWLRRNAHRIFHPLAGADAATLATVLAKGGGVGPLHLHRVVTAVGAAAIRAPMDLLERRRVARLTGEGKEQGRERGSGQGKAPPPLFILGHWRSGTTHLLNLLAQDERFAAPDPLAVGLPWGFLGLTSFWRSRLEAWLPPDRIIDPMPIDPTAPQEDELALALMQPLSYYHGIFFPKHLYRDFRQGVLFEGCRPQAVALWRRRMDHYLTKLQLYSGSRRLLIKNPAHTARVGELLALRPDAVFLHIHRDPYEVFSSTRRMLLTLLREFSLQSYDPQVVDGLVLDLYPAMMARFDRDRGLLPPGRLVEIRYDRFIADPLETLRRVYDGLNLGPFEPVQPRMERYLAGVRDYRRARHDLEEQARRAVRRQWAFAFDRWDY
- a CDS encoding efflux RND transporter periplasmic adaptor subunit, producing the protein MKFLPSLRTVARIAVTLLITVAAVGGGLWLWDYYMNEPWTRDGRVRADIVQVSSDVAGLVTDVRVSDNQLIHKGDVLFVVDPGRYRLAVEQAQANLDSAKAEQSYRSAEAHRYEQLGNNVVSTAQRQEVMSALAKAAAAAKQAEAALDLARFNLERTEVRATVDGYVTNLQLKTGNYVAAGQAVVALIDRHSFYVMGYFEETKLPRIHAGAPVSVRIMGTDAELRGRVDSITHAIVDRDRAEGTGLVANVNPTFNWVRLAQRIPVRIALEEVPDSLQLVAGRTATVSVIGAPDRAPEVAGLAAGR
- a CDS encoding MarR family winged helix-turn-helix transcriptional regulator, whose protein sequence is MLQDKPLRLPPNFGLHLFRASHLWRRAANKVLAESGFSSSAITPLMLLAELGDGLRQRELAEEMAVEGPSLVRLLDGLEAAGLVERREDAGDRRAKTLHMTDAGRQLLAQVNEALNDVRQRLMANVTEADVEACFRVLATIEANAKREHT
- a CDS encoding FUSC family protein translates to MTAKSPALALPRAPTFDELVFSLKSFAASMLALYIAFGMGLPRPFWAMLTAYVVSSPLSGTVRSKAVYRVAGTVIGSIASIILTVELINAPELLSLAVGLWVGGCLFVSLLDRTPRSYVFMLAGYTAGLIVFPGVANPEAIFDTGLARVEEIILGIVCATVIHSVVLPRGLGPVLLGKLDAALRDAERWTLDALDGAEMDARLRDRHKMATDLTELRVMTTHLPYDTSDLRWMTRPMRALQDRMAYLLPVLTAVQDRLIALRRPDGSLPPDVAPVLTAVRDWIAAGAAADPAEAERLIGWLDRLEAEESADSAGDWEAAIRFSLIRRLRALVEIHRDCRNLRAHIASGDHALPDHLDPLARKRSRGVFHLDHGMALWSAAAALLGITVICAFWILTGWSSGSVAAMMVAVFTCFFASFDDPVPGIRLFLVYTLASMPLSAFYLLVVLPSFDSFPILVLCLAPTLVGLGVFVARPATMGKAMALIFGLGGSLSLLDTGTGDFASFLNSSAGQIVGIVTAMLVTRLCRSVGAAWSARRLLHVGWREIADLAGRRAAPSADGFESRMLDRVGLLSARLAQAGGSVDVDAIDAVRDLRVGLNVVELQRVRPVLGARAGPELDRLLRGVAAHFRALSARRPEPAPAELLGSMDAVLSAVAAAPRCPERDRAVVALASLRRSLFPDAAICAPQPADELDFPERARA
- a CDS encoding DUF1656 domain-containing protein; amino-acid sequence: MIGEIDVYGLFVPPLLVLAVVAWAVSALLRRGLRAVGAYGWVWHPPLFDFALYVLVLSGLAGLWSAWTT
- a CDS encoding glycosyltransferase — encoded protein: MSVIVLIAALSLILALLPLGQGIVNLLLYRRPTAEPPPGSAVSILIPARNEESGIAAAVDAALLSRGVEVEVVVLDDHSTDGTADIVRAIAVRDPRVRLEGAPPLPPGWSGKQHACQALAKLARHPVLLFQDADVRLSPDAARLTCGALLSGGHGLVSGFPRQETGTLAEALVIPLIHVLLLGYLPMLGMRRSGDPRFGAACGQLIAVRREAYWQAGGHAAISASLHDGVTLPRAFRRAGQGTDLFDATGLARCRMYRGWREVWSGFTKNATEGMATPAALPVWTFLLFGGHVLPWILLGWAALAPLPGAAVVMAGLAAAAGLLFRLLLVVRFRQSVAGAILHPVGILIMLAIQWAALLRARHGRPSEWRGRAYPVGPGAS
- the mazG gene encoding nucleoside triphosphate pyrophosphohydrolase — protein: MTRNIDRLLDVMARLRNPDGGCPWDLEQTYRSIAPHTIEEAYEVADAIEKDDKVALREELGDLLFQVVYYSQMAREEGLFDFDEVAGVITDKMIRRHPHVFGPEEVKSSDQQTSRWEDHKAAERAAKAAEEGRAPSALEGVIAGLPALTRALKLQNRAARVGFDWTDARDILDKIEEEVRELRTEMDAGSAQERVADELGDLLFALVNLARRLKVEPETALRGTNAKFERRFHRIEALLSEQGRKPQDATLDEMEALWQQAKREERGES
- a CDS encoding lysophospholipid acyltransferase family protein; the encoded protein is MTDDPVALRSRLRCWFFGGIMARRLRRGFHAVRLARPGWPVLPAGRPVIVYLNHPSWWDPALLIMMGTTRFRGRPGYGPIDAEMLRRYRFMRRLGLFGLEPGRAGAVAFLRNAERILADPRAMLWITAEGAFTDPRCRPVTLRPGIAHLVRRMPSALVVPLAVEYPFWDERTPEALMRFGEPMDAAVLAGLPVPEIGAELEARLEAVMDQLALDAQSREPARFLTLIDGTVGVGGVYDLWRRARAWAGGRAFSPAHGGGPGRVGRQEVKRP